The genomic window CACCCCGCGTACGAGGTATCATGTGGCGGCTTCGTGCAAACCATGCTCTAGGCTCGACACGGAAAGAGGCTGGAAGGCATGTACTAGATCCCAGCGGCTGGACGGCAACTGCGCACAACAGCGGGAGAAAAGAACCAGAGGCCTAAGCGTACGGTAGCAGTCACCTGGCAATATTGACGTTCCCTGTTGCGGTGTCCTTAGAGTCCAGCCGGCCTTCCGCTGTCTGTGGTTTCAAGACCTCATCCAGTGAAGCCTGCGTACAAGCCTTCCCCGCGTTGACGTGATCGGATGAGACTATCGTGGGTCGTTGGCGTCCTGCATCTTTTCAAGAATCACAACAGCTCTCCATCTCTGGTCTGGGCCAGGCAGACGCCACGGCCGTCAACTCCCTCCGAGCGGTCCCTTTTTCTCGGCGCGGGGGCGTGGCGGTCTGATGTTTCTGCCACAATAAACAAGTACTGCTGTGCGAAAGTTCAGTAGATGTTGTAGTAAGTACAGTGCAGTGTGCAGACCCAACATCCGGAGTTGACTGGCGTCTCTCGTACTATCGTGGCCAACGGGGCAGGATCCATCAGAGGATCGGGTCTTTGCAggagcttcttggccggcggcccctTTGGCTCGAGCGCGCGTGCATGTTCAGGACGCTGCCGAATTTCACCGTCTTGGCGGCTTGCGCTCCTGCATGCATGGTgttgtacgaagtaggtcTTGACGCGTACAGGTAAGTAAATGGTGTGGTCTTTCCCGCCTAGCCCCGCCCTGTGTCTTGCCGGTGTGCTACTTCTTGCCTGCGTTGGCGCCAGGGACATTGACATTGACTTGTTACCATTGACCGAGTCTCAAGCGGCCTGACTACCGAATAGTACTGTCTTAATAGGCAAAGGATAGATGATAGGATCAAATACTCGGCGAATGTGCTCCCACCACCAAACTAAGTTACTTGGTGCACAAGCATAGAGCAGAGCAATGCTATCAGAGGAGCAATGAGCATGCCCAAGTCCGTTCGAGGCTggtcgacgtcctcgtctcctcctcgaaGCATCTGCGCACAGCGAATTTCTGAACGCGGCAAGTCTTTGTATATTAATATCAATGCAAGCTACGCGGGTATCGCAAGTCCAGCCCTGCTGCCTGTCAACACATACCACCGCTATAATCATAGAGCGCCGTCTACTCTGCATCGCAAActccgcccgtcgccgccaccgccgccgctacaTGAGCAAGCGCCAGGCaccgagcagcagggccgcgAAACCAGTGCAGACGCCAATCAGCCACTGCAGCGTCTGGAACTTGACCTGCTCCAgcttctcgcgcagcgccgccacctcctGCTCGATCTTgctctccgtctccttgatcttgagCTCCTGGCCCACGGCCTCCTCGCGGATGCGGCCCTTTTCGAGGTTGAGGTCGAGGCGCACGCTGGCCTGGGTGCGGCCGatctcgtcgcgcaggcggctgCTCAGCTTGGTGATGTCGTTGGTCAGGCGCTCGTGGGCGCTGCGCGTCGTGTTGGACTCGGTGCTGTCGGCCGAGAGGAGCTCGGAGCGCAGCTTGGCGAAGTCGACCTTTTGCGTGTACgtggccttggcggcgtcctcgcggAGGACCATGGTGCGGGTGAGGTTTTGGATGCTGCGGGGGGGAACGTGTCCCGGAGGGTCAGCGGCAcgagcaaaaaaaaaaggtacTACGTGAGGCGAGATGCGGGGACgtgagcggcggccaggcgggcgtACCTCTCCTCGATGACGTCGTTGAGGAccttcatcatggccacggaCTGCTCCTCGGTGAACCCCTCGCCCTGTAGGCGCTTGACGAACTTGAGCGTATCAAAGTGGTGgtcgcgctgccgcagcgccgtcgcGTGGAACGCACGACGCAATATcgggctgctcctcctccgcggcgacggcggcgtcgcaggcGCACCATCCGCGATGGATGAGGgtctcgcgggcggcgacgagccatGGTAAAACGAGCGTCTCGCGCCGGACGTCCGCCCGTCCTGGAACGCGACAGCCCACGGCCGCGATGTCGATGCGACGGATCGAGACACTGCGtgcggggtggcggcggcgcccgcggcccagcTCAGGCGCGGGAGCAGAAATCGGGGGAGCatctcggcggccatgaggcttggtgctgctgccatggggggcggacgaggagtgcgcggcggcagttGCGTTACGAGCGGGCGGGAAAAGGGGGCGGAGTTTGTTGGCGACGTTTGGGCTGAAGGCATGAACGTGTGAAGGTGGAGGGACGAATTTCGGCGATCATCGGCCCTGAGAGGGGTccctggcgcgcgcggcgacggagctcCATGATTGGTGGGCTGTTATGTAACAGCTGTcgcaagcccgccgcccgcgacacGGAAGCGCGCGCCCCAAGACACGCTGGGCTACCCTGAGCCGGTTGAGGAATATCATTTTCCTTGTCCCTCAATTCAATCTCGTCAGATTAGGAGGATTCACGGAACAAATCCGAAGTCGTCCAAGCCTACATGCTCAATTCACGTCAGCACGTCTGGACAATCGAAATTCGCGATCGGCGGACAGCTTTGGCATGGGGCCTTGACATTCGGCAGAAGAAACGGCTTTCCGCGGCATTTGAGCTCCCACGGACGCCAATGAACAAGCTGCTGCGACCATAGACATGGAATGGAGGACAAGCAACCCTGAGTTACCTCAGCTCGGCAAATTGGCAACGCTGAGTATCAATTTCTTTCGAAGGATCCGCCATCTCCAAGTTCGATTGGACGGGTCAGCGCCTCGGCTAGAGGTTCAAActtggtacgaagtacagttGAGCAAGAAACGAGCCAGTGCTTGTTCCTTTGCCGACCGCGTTGTTTGCAATTCTGTTATCTGTTGGCGGATGACATTAGGCCTCGGCGCAGGTGTCCCGACTCGGCGTAGAGTTGAGCCTTGCTTGGGGCAATGAGGATCATGCGTGGCTCATCAAATGTGACCACCCGACGGCTTATTATCTGACAAATGCACAAAGCAGCAGCTTCGACGTTCATTCGTCGCGGTTTGTTGCActggccgctgctgggcgggAGAACCCACGCAATGGCGGGATTCAGAACCGGAGTTCGGAATTGGAATGAACCCGATTCTCGAAAAAAGGGCAATTAGCGGGGTCATTGCCGTCACCGCACGGCATTCACGATTGCCGCCCGAGGGCGAACCCCGACATACAactcgaggtcgaggacgccgccggccacccATGGTCAAACCCGCTTCTTTATTATTGTACATGGGGTTCAATGCCTTTCGCCCCCTTGGAGTCTCTTACTGAAATCCGAGATTTGAGGCCCTCGTCCAACGTCAGCCATTTTATCCGCCACGGTACCAGCCAGCGGGGTCATGACCGACGGAACCATGTCTACGGGAACGGGGTCGAGCAACGGCCTGCCCGCGGGCTATGGCCGTTCGTGCACCAACTGCTCCAAGGCCAAGTGCAGGTGCATACTGCGTTCTGAGGGTGGGAGCTGTGAGCGCTGCCACCGGCTCGGCAAGGAGTGCCACCAgatcgccgccacccgcaAGCGCACGTCCAAGAGGTCCACCAGCTCCAGgacggcgcagctcgaggagaagctcgaggacctcgtctCGATCCTGCGGGCCACGCAAAAGGGCGACCAAAATGTCCTAGATGCAtacgcctcgtcgacgacgacgacgaagccgtcgacaAAGGTCCACGCTTCCTCGATGCCCCATCTGTTCCCAACCAGCCGCCTCGACTCCCTAGCCGCTGCGGCAACAGCggacacgccgccgccgccgtcggctccggAGCCTGCCAGCAAGTCTTTCTGCGTTGACACTGCGATTCCAAGCATTGGCAGCGATGCGTACGTGCGCCCTgagccgacgccggcggaggcggagatCTACATTGGCAAGTTCCGCGACTGGCTCAGGAACTTTCCCTTTATGCATCTTCCCGACCATGTCACGGCGGATGCGCTACGTAAAGAGCGGCCGTTCCTGTGGACGTGCATCATGAACATGACATCAATGTccctgccgcagcagcagatccTCAGGGACAAGGTTCGCCAGGAGCTTTCTGATCGCATGGTGTTCAACAACGAGCGAACCATGGACGTTCTGCTGGGCCTGATTGCATACATAAGCTGGTAAGTCATGGTTTAGACGCAGTCAGCGGCGCGAGAGCCCATTCATTGCTGCAGCGTCTCACACTACATGTTATACAGGGCCACCATGAATACCGGACCGGGCTCGAAACCCTTCCTCATCCTGTACAGCCAACTAGCAGCCACCATCCTCTATGACATGGGATTGACGCGAAACCCGCATGAGGAGCACATGTCCGGCTTGTACCTGAAGGTTTGGAGTCTGCGgccgaccccgccgcccaaaGTCCGGACAATGGAGGAGCGCAGAGCAGCCCTGGCGCTGTGGTATCTCACCTCCGTGTAAGTGCAACGCGGACagtggcgcgccgcccccttgTACAACGAAGCTGACATGTAGATTGTACCCGCCTGCAGGTGCACCTCGTTCATTGGCAAGATGGAGACGCTCCACTGGACATCGCACATGGAGGAGTCGCTAGAGACTCTGGATCGTGAAAAGGATCAGCCTCTCGATGAGATCCTGGTGGCGCTCGTCCGGACGCAACTCATCAACGAAGAGGCGCAGAAGCTCCTGCGCCTTCAAGGCTGCGGTGACGACAGCCAGGGACCAACCCACATCTACAAGCCGGGCCTGCTCATGCGTCTTGAGGAGCTCCGTCGACGGCTCCCGCCGGCACTGCACTCGCACTGTACGTCTTACCTCTCCTTTTGCACGGTTCAGCCAAAGGGGAATGACTCTTGTCTTGTCTAACAAGCCGCAGATGttgtgcagctgcagctgtACGCCACAGAGGCCGAGGTCCACTCGGTTGCGCTCTTCACTGGCCAAGCGATCCCGGAAGCCACGAGGATCAGCAGCATGTTCTCGTGCACCAAGGCATCGGCGACCTGGTTCGAGTGGTTCTTTAGCGTACCGCTCATGGAGGTGCCGGGCCTGCCTTTTAACGTCTACGTCAGCATGTCCCACCTGCAGGCGATTCTCTACCGGCTCACCACGTCGGAGGATCCGGCGTGGGACAAGCAGGTCCTCCGCAACACGGCGGACCTTCTCGTGCTTCTGGACAAGACCATTGACGTCTTCTGCAAGGTCGGAGAAGTGTACTGCCTGCGcaccgacgacagcgacgggACCGTCTTCCTCAAGGGCGCTAGGATCCTGCGAAACGTGAGGAACTTTTGGGAGCCGGCGTTGGCTCATATATTGAACAACAATCTGCCGACCCCGACCAGCCAGACGAGTCAGCCGTTGAAcgccatgccgccgttggagccgaagatgatgatggaccCCAGCCACATCATTGGGCCGGGATTCGACCTCAACGACATGACGTGGATGACGGATATTTTCGGGCCCTGGGAAACATAAGGATGTCCCCCGGTTTATCAATCGACGTAATAGAATGCAGCAGAAAGCGACCGCCGGTTTGCGCGGCCGTTGCGAGCGTCGCTCCGCCAGAGTGCGGATGGTGATCcttcgcgcccgccgctggcggggcAGGATAACCACCAGCATGCAGCCAACCCTCCGCATCTCGGTTTCGCAGGACTGGAGAAGGATCGCCGTTGGCAAGAAATTGCCATTTCCGACGGATTGGAGAGTAGGGCGTCGCTACGCAACGGAGCACCACTGTGGCATTGCTACCGTGGATGGGCCTCGCAAGCTGCGCCTTGTATACGGCAGCGTTTCGCAGGACGACAGCATTGCGCGGCCTATTGGATCTGTTTCCGCGGTCCTACTAAATCTGTCTCACCGAGTGGCAGATCTTCCGCCGATTGAGCCGCAGCCTTTTGAGCTGTGGCCAGGGCGCCAAAGGCCCTCTGTTGTGTCGCAGCATGGCACAGATCGTCCCCGAAAAGGAGCTGGCAGCGAAGCGATAATCGTACTTTCAGCGACGGTTCCGGCTCGAAGGAAGGCTTCGGCGGCACGCCGGACCTCGCACTCAGAGAAGCTCCGCCAGCGTACGTCGAGAACCctgccgacgatgcgggGCTCACCTTCggaaacgacgacgacgacaagcacGCCGAGGGTGACGAGGAGGGCTACGTCACGGGGTGGAAGGAAGCTGTTTGGACTGATGCTCGCCATCACGATGGCTTGTTTTCTGGTGCTGTTGGACATGTCTGTCATTGTCACACACTGTACGGATACGCAGGCGTCACTCCACTTGTATAGGGCTGCGATGGATGCTTTTAAGGCGAAGACAGTAGGGTGGATAGGACGTGATCGGTGGTTCGGTAGCAACGTCACGGGGGGCGAGTTATTGGGCGAAATAACTTCCGCCGTTCTATGATACGTACATCGTAGAACGATGAAATTTATTCGAAATTTCCGGATCAAGAAACATACATTAAAGTCACACGGCGGGCCCAAAGTGTAAACGTGCGAGTTGATGGCTGGTGTTGGACTACGACCGCAAAGTAGAATACTATAGCTGAGGACCGCCTGTGGTTGCGGGTCTTTGGGTGGTGCTCCCGCTCCAAAAGCTTGACCACCAAACAGGCTTCGTACTTCATACATCCatctcactcactcaccaccaccaccaccactaccatcCATCATCGCATCAGTCCTCCACCGCACATCACGTACAACCGCGCATCCGAAAGCGTGCACGCCCGCTATGAACCGGCCACGCAACCGGCAGCCGCGGCCAAACCGCCAtcacggcggcagcaacaagccCAGTACCACCCCCaccggcgccagcagcagcagcagcagcagcacgcaacagcagcagcagcaagacaccaccgccaccgccaccaacaacaacaacaacaacaactcCCGCCCAAGCCGCGGTGGTCGGCCTTACCGCTACTACACCCCCGccacgccgcagcaggccgccggcacggTGCCGACCCTCCGGCAGGTCGTCCCGGGGGCGTCGGTCCACGTCGTGCTCAAGGAGGACCAGCCCACGGGgcgcgagacggccggcatcgtggccgagctgctcaCGCGGGGGGACCACCCGCGCGGCATCAAGGTGCGCCTgcggggcgggcaggtcggcCGCGTGCAGCGCATGGCcgacaacaccaccaccactgctgcCTCTTCttattcttcttctttcccttCCTGGGGCAGgaacggcgaggaggcaggcagcagcagcaacaacaacaacaacaaccgcgtcgccgctccCCCTCTGTCAGCGGGCAGGTTCACCCATCGCTACACGGACGTGAGgcgcgagctggacgagTTCCCCGAGGgtccgccggcgaggagcttggcGGATTTCATGCCCGCGCTCCTGCCCGACAATGaagacgccgcggccgccacgggcggggagcggcggcggcgggtggaggaggaggatgtgTCGGACGCGGGGCTGCCGCCTGTCGTCCGGTGTCCCGTCTGTGAAGCGTttgagggcgacgagacggcggtgacgcaTCATGTCGAGCGCGAGCACTTTGGCTGAGAAGATGGATGCCGACTTGATGACCACCAGGGGGGGACTACAACGCCTCGGATGCCAAAAGACGACCTGTCTGCCTGGAGCTGCAGTATGAGACGGAAGTCCCCCGACTTGCTGAGAGAACGAAGAAGTAGGCACCGACATAGGGAAAAGTGCCAAATCCGAGGAGTGAAATCCGAGGGTCTGCCTATGCGGAACATCCGACGCGAGGCGTTGGGCCAACACACGTTGTGGTTTCGCTCCGCACCGGCTGCTGGTCTCTGGAATCTCCGCACGGCGAGGCAACACCAGCATTGAAGTCCACACCGGGGTCCATCACTCAAGCAGTTTCCAGCCGGGGGTGCTGCAGGTCGTTGGATAACACGTCTGTCCCGTCCTAGGCTGGAGACAAGGAAACCTGGTGTCTCAGGACCCATGTTGACGTGCCTTTTCGAAAACCAACGGGTTTGCGATGCAGCAttgcggcgctggcggatGTCACAGGCACCACTTGTTGGTCAAGGActccatctcggccgccCTCAATATTATACACTGCACCTTCCGATTATGTCGAAGCGAGGTCAGCTCGGCATGCAGCGCACTATGCAAGAGACCCAACGGCAGCGATTTTGATGGATACGACTGGCCCCGTCGGGTTGGCAGAAGCAGGCACCGAGTATGCTGGGTGTTCAGGCAGCCAATAAACCAGCTGCGGAGCAGCCTCCTCTAACGACATGTTGAACTCGATCTTGATAAATATCGCATGGGCCTCAAATGTCTGATGGCAACTGCTTCTCACAACACAGTAGTAGCATATTATTCGGTGAGAATGGCACGAACGGGAAAACTCAACTACCATGGCTCAGGCATCGTCACACAATGGCAAGATGGAAGAGCTGGCCCTCT from Purpureocillium takamizusanense chromosome 14, complete sequence includes these protein-coding regions:
- the FMP32 gene encoding Protein fmp32, mitochondrial (COG:S~TransMembrane:1 (o293-314i)~EggNog:ENOG503P09U); the encoded protein is MPSAQTSPTNSAPFSRPLVTQLPPRTPRPPPMAAAPSLMAAEMLPRFLLPRLSWAAGAAATPHAVSRSVASTSRPWAVAFQDGRTSGARRSFYHGSSPPARPSSIADGAPATPPSPRRRSSPILRRAFHATALRQRDHHFDTLKFVKRLQGEGFTEEQSVAMMKVLNDVIEESIQNLTRTMVLREDAAKATYTQKVDFAKLRSELLSADSTESNTTRSAHERLTNDITKLSSRLRDEIGRTQASVRLDLNLEKGRIREEAVGQELKIKETESKIEQEVAALREKLEQVKFQTLQWLIGVCTGFAALLLGAWRLLM
- a CDS encoding uncharacterized protein (COG:S~EggNog:ENOG503P2N0), which encodes MTDGTMSTGTGSSNGLPAGYGRSCTNCSKAKCRCILRSEGGSCERCHRLGKECHQIAATRKRTSKRSTSSRTAQLEEKLEDLVSILRATQKGDQNVLDAYASSTTTTKPSTKVHASSMPHLFPTSRLDSLAAAATADTPPPPSAPEPASKSFCVDTAIPSIGSDAYVRPEPTPAEAEIYIGKFRDWLRNFPFMHLPDHVTADALRKERPFLWTCIMNMTSMSLPQQQILRDKVRQELSDRMVFNNERTMDVLLGLIAYISWATMNTGPGSKPFLILYSQLAATILYDMGLTRNPHEEHMSGLYLKVWSLRPTPPPKVRTMEERRAALALWYLTSVCTSFIGKMETLHWTSHMEESLETLDREKDQPLDEILVALVRTQLINEEAQKLLRLQGCGDDSQGPTHIYKPGLLMRLEELRRRLPPALHSHYVVQLQLYATEAEVHSVALFTGQAIPEATRISSMFSCTKASATWFEWFFSVPLMEVPGLPFNVYVSMSHLQAILYRLTTSEDPAWDKQVLRNTADLLVLLDKTIDVFCKVGEVYCLRTDDSDGTVFLKGARILRNVRNFWEPALAHILNNNLPTPTSQTSQPLNAMPPLEPKMMMDPSHIIGPGFDLNDMTWMTDIFGPWET
- a CDS encoding uncharacterized protein (COG:S~EggNog:ENOG503Q4N3), whose translation is MNRPRNRQPRPNRHHGGSNKPSTTPTGASSSSSSSTQQQQQQDTTATATNNNNNNNSRPSRGGRPYRYYTPATPQQAAGTVPTLRQVVPGASVHVVLKEDQPTGRETAGIVAELLTRGDHPRGIKVRLRGGQVGRVQRMADNTTTTAASSYSSSFPSWGRNGEEAGSSSNNNNNNRVAAPPLSAGRFTHRYTDVRRELDEFPEGPPARSLADFMPALLPDNEDAAAATGGERRRRVEEEDVSDAGLPPVVRCPVCEAFEGDETAVTHHVEREHFG